A genome region from Armatimonadota bacterium includes the following:
- a CDS encoding molecular chaperone TorD family protein yields the protein MNCCRSVRTRERPCVDPAPRVPVLQPRVLVPGPRPAGATAGGGAGPGGRQGHGPLGLLPPVAVKLGPAPPEARRGTGRPVPAGLRPDGAAGGCALCESAYRGGPWQTAGLLEEYRRLGLEPGGPEPADHLSVELEYLAALVSREAAAWEAGAEGVVEIRAQERRFLQTHPGRWVPELVACIRQHHPEGVYAAAAEALESFVQHEADLTAVLLRDPEKAGLGR from the coding sequence TGCCGGAGCGTACGAACCCGTGAGCGGCCTTGCGTCGACCCGGCACCTCGCGTACCGGTTCTTCAGCCTCGCGTTCTTGTACCCGGACCCCGTCCGGCTGGCGCGACTGCGGGCGGTGGGGCGGGCCCTGGCGGCAGACAGGGTCATGGGCCGCTTGGCCTTCTTCCCCCTGTGGCGGTCAAGCTGGGACCGGCTCCGCCGGAAGCCCGCAGAGGAACTGGAAGACCTGTACCTGCAGGTCTTCGACCTGACGGGGCGGCCGGGGGCTGTGCCCTTTGCGAGTCCGCCTACCGGGGTGGCCCCTGGCAGACGGCGGGGTTGTTGGAGGAGTACCGCAGGCTGGGGCTTGAGCCCGGCGGCCCGGAACCTGCAGACCATCTGTCCGTGGAGCTGGAGTACCTGGCGGCGCTCGTCAGCAGGGAGGCCGCAGCGTGGGAGGCGGGAGCAGAAGGAGTCGTGGAGATCCGGGCGCAGGAGCGCCGGTTCCTGCAGACGCACCCGGGCCGCTGGGTGCCGGAGCTGGTGGCGTGTATACGCCAACACCACCCCGAGGGCGTGTACGCGGCGGCCGCGGAGGCGCTGGAGTCGTTTGTCCAGCACGAGGCAGACCTGACCGCTGTGCTGCTACGGGATCCTGAGAAGGCGGGGCTGGGACGCTGA
- a CDS encoding 4Fe-4S binding protein: protein MVWLDRTKCTACSACVDACPHEAVVFPGYTGEEVAAHVEALLDPTVGPRGRRGIAYVCEGASWDPSWHPAWLPVSVACVNWIPSSWILAPLLRGAACVAVAPCTCGRAEAAGGLVERRLDFCEGYVRTLGLGETRVHRAPLSVAPPEEPLPRGGDEGTLFGTGPEVAAGVLQRLAEVAGRSSGSSTPPPPCGS, encoded by the coding sequence ATGGTGTGGCTGGATCGGACGAAGTGTACGGCGTGCTCGGCGTGCGTGGACGCCTGTCCCCACGAGGCGGTGGTGTTTCCGGGGTACACAGGGGAGGAAGTGGCCGCGCACGTGGAGGCCCTGCTGGACCCCACCGTGGGACCTCGGGGCCGGAGGGGAATCGCCTATGTGTGTGAGGGAGCCTCCTGGGACCCGTCCTGGCATCCCGCGTGGCTCCCCGTTTCCGTGGCATGCGTGAACTGGATCCCCTCGTCCTGGATCCTCGCGCCCCTCCTGCGGGGCGCGGCATGTGTGGCGGTGGCGCCGTGCACCTGCGGGAGGGCGGAGGCAGCGGGCGGCTTGGTGGAACGCCGGCTGGACTTCTGCGAAGGCTACGTGCGCACGCTCGGCCTGGGGGAGACGCGCGTCCACCGGGCGCCGCTCTCCGTGGCGCCGCCGGAGGAGCCCCTGCCACGGGGTGGTGACGAGGGGACGTTGTTCGGGACGGGTCCAGAGGTCGCTGCCGGGGTCCTTCAACGACTGGCGGAGGTGGCGGGGAGGTCCTCCGGTTCGAGCACCCCACCTCCCCCCTGTGGCTCGTAG
- a CDS encoding 4Fe-4S dicluster domain-containing protein, translated as MDQTAYTGCGMCAAHCPTGVLTFAQDGEAVLRWDPARCTGCGGCIATCPEVERGAIRVHQAVDVAELLRGMRGVYREELVRCSACGAPVAPRRMLERVMGLLGEEGRAWEGILSRYCSGCRALRG; from the coding sequence ATCGATCAGACCGCCTATACTGGGTGTGGGATGTGCGCCGCGCACTGCCCGACGGGCGTCCTCACGTTCGCCCAGGACGGCGAGGCGGTGCTCCGGTGGGATCCCGCCCGGTGTACGGGATGCGGGGGGTGCATTGCGACTTGCCCCGAGGTCGAGCGGGGAGCGATCCGTGTCCACCAAGCCGTGGACGTGGCGGAGCTCCTGCGCGGGATGCGGGGCGTGTATCGGGAGGAGCTGGTGCGCTGCTCGGCCTGTGGGGCACCCGTGGCGCCGCGGCGCATGCTGGAGCGGGTCATGGGGCTCCTCGGAGAGGAGGGCCGGGCATGGGAAGGCATCCTCTCGCGCTATTGCTCGGGCTGCAGGGCTCTCCGGGGGTGA
- a CDS encoding PadR family transcriptional regulator, with product MRERFFGRGALKYLVLDVLKDRPMHGYDVIRALQDRFGGFYTPSPGAVYPTLQMLEDMGYVTSAEHQGKRVYTITEEGRRFLEQGKEFLKGIEERFGAWRCHWAPAYRELWEFALLLRRSGLWGRAQPEQLRRVREIIARARREVEAILEGQGP from the coding sequence GTGCGGGAGCGGTTCTTCGGCCGCGGCGCGCTCAAATACCTCGTCCTCGACGTGCTCAAGGACCGGCCCATGCACGGCTACGACGTGATCCGGGCCCTGCAGGACCGTTTCGGCGGCTTCTACACGCCAAGCCCGGGGGCTGTATATCCCACCCTCCAGATGCTGGAGGACATGGGGTACGTCACTTCCGCGGAGCATCAGGGCAAGCGGGTGTACACCATCACGGAAGAAGGGCGGCGCTTCCTGGAGCAGGGCAAGGAGTTCCTAAAGGGCATCGAGGAGCGGTTTGGCGCCTGGAGGTGTCACTGGGCACCCGCGTACCGGGAGCTGTGGGAGTTCGCTCTGCTGCTCCGGCGGTCCGGACTCTGGGGGCGAGCACAGCCCGAGCAGCTGCGCCGGGTTCGGGAGATCATCGCCCGGGCCCGGCGGGAAGTGGAAGCAATCCTGGAGGGGCAGGGACCATGA
- a CDS encoding carbon monoxide dehydrogenase subunit G: MKVEGTQVLHAPREQVWKLLDDPQALASCTPGLQELRPLGPDEFEATLSIGIAAVRGTYKGKLRITERTPPDRYAVQVEGSGAPGFVRATGQLELVDRGTETEVRWSGDVQVGGALTIGSRMIPGIARMLAAQFFECLDRKLASG; this comes from the coding sequence ATGAAAGTGGAGGGAACACAGGTCCTACACGCACCCCGGGAGCAGGTGTGGAAGCTGCTGGATGATCCGCAGGCCCTGGCATCCTGCACGCCGGGGCTTCAGGAGCTGCGGCCGTTGGGGCCGGACGAGTTCGAGGCCACCCTGTCCATCGGCATCGCGGCGGTGCGGGGGACGTACAAGGGGAAGCTGCGCATTACGGAGCGCACCCCACCGGATCGGTATGCGGTCCAGGTGGAAGGGAGCGGAGCGCCCGGGTTCGTGCGCGCCACGGGTCAGCTGGAACTGGTGGACCGGGGGACGGAGACGGAGGTGCGCTGGTCGGGGGACGTGCAGGTGGGAGGAGCCCTTACCATTGGGAGCCGCATGATCCCCGGCATCGCCCGGATGCTGGCAGCCCAGTTCTTCGAGTGCCTGGACCGGAAGCTCGCTTCCGGATGA
- a CDS encoding diacylglycerol kinase family lipid kinase, which produces MNEPLLLVVNPYAGRASDLLPAVIRALRARGVTHEVRYATGFEGFASLAADAADAGFRAVVAVGGDGTVNGVANGIMRAGSRIPMGIVPAGTANEFARALPIPRSVSRAAAVLAEGVAGEVDIARVNDRYFLNLFGFGFDARVAAGAHRLRDRVLLRGRAVYYLATLLEIAASREPLEVEVRTERDAFQGRVLFVAGVNGRMYGERVPSLPSPSLRDGLLDLYVVRDMRRIRSINVALKMIRRTPIPEILIQRAREVTLLAERPVEAHVDGNLLGTFTQVHARVVPRGIRVLFPPGALPWRGIGSGVEGALTRRG; this is translated from the coding sequence TTGAACGAACCGCTCCTGCTGGTCGTTAATCCGTACGCGGGCCGCGCTTCGGATCTGCTGCCCGCGGTGATCCGTGCCCTGCGGGCCCGGGGAGTGACGCACGAAGTGCGGTACGCCACGGGCTTTGAAGGATTTGCGTCCCTGGCAGCGGATGCGGCGGACGCGGGCTTCCGCGCGGTGGTGGCGGTGGGCGGGGACGGGACGGTGAACGGGGTCGCAAACGGCATCATGCGGGCCGGCTCCCGTATCCCCATGGGGATCGTCCCCGCGGGGACCGCGAACGAGTTCGCCCGTGCCCTGCCCATCCCGCGGAGTGTGAGCAGGGCGGCCGCGGTGCTGGCGGAGGGGGTGGCGGGCGAGGTGGACATCGCACGGGTGAACGATCGGTACTTCCTGAACCTCTTCGGGTTCGGGTTCGACGCCCGGGTGGCTGCGGGCGCGCACCGCCTCCGGGATCGGGTGCTGCTGCGGGGACGCGCGGTGTACTACCTCGCCACCCTGCTGGAGATCGCGGCGAGCCGGGAGCCCTTGGAGGTAGAGGTCCGTACGGAACGGGATGCCTTTCAGGGCAGGGTTCTGTTCGTGGCGGGCGTGAACGGCCGGATGTACGGGGAGCGGGTGCCGTCCCTGCCCTCCCCCAGCCTCCGGGACGGTCTGCTGGATCTCTACGTGGTGCGGGACATGCGGCGGATCCGGTCCATCAACGTGGCGTTGAAGATGATCCGTCGCACCCCCATCCCCGAGATTCTCATCCAGCGGGCCCGAGAGGTCACGCTCCTGGCGGAGCGGCCTGTGGAGGCCCACGTGGATGGGAACCTCCTAGGCACCTTCACCCAGGTGCACGCCCGGGTGGTCCCGCGGGGCATCCGGGTCCTGTTCCCCCCGGGTGCCCTGCCCTGGCGGGGGATAGGTTCGGGGGTGGAGGGAGCCCTGACCCGCCGGGGATGA
- a CDS encoding MFS transporter: MRPPRRVGPHALLIGLFECARGALLFTLLPNHLRFGVGHQMSVVGLALSAYSFTELAAKIPSGWVIDRQGRRLPLLVGLALSSLAVALLGRVQETWTILLSAALGGLGASPVWPSVVSGVAEAARDGERGSAMGAVLTGWMVGTGVGVVGANFLLELGTPVAFGFVLACLALTFAFAPAATADAVPVEGGRLPELARESEIPLLRLWPLVGGMFLQTAAVGMLLPVLSPYAREVLRLSPFWIGVLLVVGPGLTVLLLVPLGRMMDRLGRMEVLPLSLGIGAVVLFALPALRAPWLVAVAVALLGLAYATLLPAWNALLMDLLPRRRRATGLGLAMALEGLGVAVGTGTGGVLWDTWGPAQPFHVAAVVLAWVAVGYLTLLPRVVEEANSRGSSLRPRRTPEG; encoded by the coding sequence GTGAGGCCTCCCCGGAGGGTCGGCCCGCACGCGCTCCTCATCGGTCTTTTTGAGTGCGCCCGGGGAGCCCTCCTCTTCACCCTGCTCCCCAACCACCTGCGGTTCGGCGTGGGGCACCAGATGTCCGTGGTGGGTCTCGCTCTGTCTGCGTACTCCTTCACGGAGCTCGCGGCGAAGATCCCCTCGGGGTGGGTCATCGACCGGCAGGGGCGACGCTTACCCCTCCTCGTGGGGCTGGCCCTCTCGAGCCTCGCGGTGGCTCTCCTGGGCAGGGTCCAGGAGACATGGACCATCCTCCTCTCCGCGGCCCTGGGAGGGCTGGGGGCTTCTCCCGTCTGGCCTTCCGTAGTCTCGGGCGTCGCGGAAGCGGCCCGGGACGGGGAGCGGGGGAGCGCCATGGGAGCGGTGCTCACGGGCTGGATGGTAGGGACTGGGGTGGGAGTGGTGGGTGCCAACTTCCTCCTGGAACTGGGAACGCCCGTGGCCTTCGGCTTCGTGCTCGCCTGCCTCGCCCTGACGTTCGCCTTCGCGCCCGCGGCCACGGCGGATGCTGTGCCCGTAGAAGGCGGGCGACTTCCGGAGCTCGCCCGGGAGTCGGAGATTCCCTTGCTCCGACTGTGGCCCCTCGTGGGGGGGATGTTCCTGCAGACCGCCGCGGTGGGCATGCTGCTGCCGGTGCTCTCCCCCTACGCCCGGGAAGTGCTGCGTCTCTCGCCTTTCTGGATCGGGGTCCTCTTGGTGGTAGGGCCAGGCCTTACCGTGCTCCTTCTGGTCCCCCTCGGACGGATGATGGACCGCCTGGGCCGGATGGAGGTCCTCCCCCTCAGCCTGGGGATCGGAGCGGTGGTTCTCTTTGCGCTCCCAGCTCTCCGGGCACCGTGGCTGGTGGCGGTCGCGGTAGCCCTCCTCGGGCTCGCCTATGCCACCCTGCTGCCTGCCTGGAACGCGCTCCTGATGGACCTGCTTCCCAGGCGCCGTCGGGCCACGGGGCTGGGACTCGCCATGGCCCTGGAAGGCCTGGGGGTGGCCGTGGGGACTGGGACGGGCGGGGTGCTCTGGGACACGTGGGGTCCCGCACAACCCTTCCACGTGGCCGCGGTGGTGCTGGCTTGGGTAGCCGTGGGCTACCTCACCCTGCTGCCGAGGGTGGTGGAGGAGGCCAACTCCCGAGGGTCCTCCCTCCGACCCCGCCGGACGCCTGAGGGGTGA
- a CDS encoding polysaccharide deacetylase family protein codes for MNPWIPALLGFGLAYTAGAHVLSRLWGGIRKGPPIPQVALTFDDGPHPVYTPRILEVLAEHGAGATFFLIGRHAEENPELVRRIVAEGHTLGSHTYAHRHLWHLDPWATREEILRGHRAVEAISGESLRFFRPPWGAMNLAALAVCSWEGLVPVLWSVRAEGYRWRPSWEEMAQVVVQRAHPGAIVNLHDRGGFPDTPERVLRALPRILAGLRARGLRPVTLAALLG; via the coding sequence GTGAACCCCTGGATCCCTGCACTCCTCGGCTTCGGCCTCGCCTACACCGCGGGCGCCCATGTCCTCTCGCGGCTTTGGGGAGGGATCCGGAAGGGTCCGCCCATCCCCCAGGTGGCCCTCACCTTTGATGACGGCCCCCACCCGGTCTATACCCCTCGGATCCTGGAGGTCTTGGCGGAGCATGGAGCCGGGGCTACCTTCTTCCTCATCGGGCGCCACGCGGAGGAGAACCCTGAGCTCGTGCGCCGGATCGTCGCAGAAGGGCACACCCTGGGGAGCCACACCTACGCGCACCGCCACCTGTGGCACCTGGATCCGTGGGCGACCCGGGAGGAGATCCTGCGGGGCCACCGGGCGGTGGAGGCGATCTCGGGGGAGTCCCTGCGCTTCTTCCGACCGCCCTGGGGGGCGATGAATCTCGCGGCGCTCGCGGTCTGCTCGTGGGAGGGCTTAGTGCCCGTGCTGTGGAGCGTGCGGGCGGAGGGCTATCGGTGGCGCCCTTCGTGGGAGGAGATGGCGCAGGTGGTGGTCCAGCGTGCCCATCCAGGTGCCATCGTGAACCTGCACGATCGCGGCGGGTTCCCGGATACCCCGGAGCGGGTGCTGCGGGCGCTCCCCCGAATCCTCGCGGGACTGCGGGCGCGGGGTCTACGTCCCGTGACGCTCGCTGCCCTCCTCGGATGA
- a CDS encoding CoA transferase, with the protein MRPLEGILVVDLTRALAGPYCTMMLADFGARVVKIESPEGGDDTRGWGPPFLGGESAYFLSVNRNKESVTINLKHPKGLEVLHRLLARADVLVENFRPGVMDRLGLGYRTLHERYPRLVYCSISGFGQDGPYREKPAYDLILQGMGGIMGITGEEEGPPVKVGVAVADIAAGMFAAYGILAALWARERTGRGQHVDAALLDGQVAWLAYAAANYFATGQNPQRMGSAHPNLVPYQAFRTRDGYLNVAVGSESIWERFCAVVAPELREDPRFRTNADRVRHRSALIPLLEARFRERTTAQWRELLDRAGVPNGPIYAISEVFQDPQTLHRQMKVTLPHPTAGEVTVTGIPVKLSETPGEVHMPPPRLGEHTEAVLREVGYLPEEIARLRAEGAL; encoded by the coding sequence ATGCGGCCGCTGGAAGGGATCCTCGTGGTAGACCTCACCCGGGCTCTCGCAGGCCCGTACTGCACCATGATGCTGGCGGACTTCGGGGCCCGGGTGGTGAAGATCGAGTCCCCCGAGGGCGGGGACGACACCCGCGGGTGGGGACCGCCGTTCCTGGGCGGGGAGAGCGCCTACTTCCTCAGTGTGAACCGCAACAAGGAGTCCGTGACCATCAACCTCAAGCACCCGAAAGGGCTTGAGGTCCTGCACCGGCTGCTCGCTCGGGCGGACGTGCTGGTGGAGAACTTCCGGCCCGGGGTGATGGATCGGCTAGGCCTCGGCTACCGCACGCTGCACGAGCGGTATCCGCGCCTGGTGTACTGCTCCATCTCGGGGTTCGGGCAGGACGGTCCATACCGCGAAAAGCCCGCCTACGACCTCATCCTCCAGGGGATGGGGGGGATCATGGGGATCACGGGGGAGGAGGAGGGTCCACCCGTCAAGGTGGGCGTGGCGGTGGCGGACATCGCGGCAGGGATGTTCGCCGCCTACGGCATCCTCGCGGCCCTCTGGGCTCGGGAGCGCACGGGGAGGGGGCAACACGTGGACGCGGCGCTGCTCGACGGACAGGTGGCCTGGCTCGCCTACGCCGCGGCCAACTACTTCGCCACGGGCCAGAACCCCCAGCGCATGGGTTCCGCCCATCCCAACCTGGTTCCCTACCAGGCTTTCCGCACCCGGGACGGATACCTGAACGTCGCGGTCGGGAGCGAAAGCATCTGGGAACGGTTCTGCGCGGTGGTGGCCCCGGAACTCCGGGAGGATCCCCGGTTTCGCACGAACGCGGATCGGGTACGCCATCGCTCCGCGCTCATCCCCTTGTTGGAGGCCCGTTTCCGGGAACGGACCACCGCGCAGTGGCGGGAACTCCTAGACCGGGCTGGGGTCCCCAACGGCCCCATTTACGCCATCTCCGAGGTGTTCCAGGATCCTCAGACCCTTCACCGACAGATGAAGGTCACCCTGCCCCACCCCACCGCGGGAGAGGTGACCGTGACCGGGATACCGGTGAAGCTCTCGGAGACTCCCGGGGAGGTGCACATGCCCCCGCCGCGGTTGGGCGAGCACACGGAGGCGGTGCTCCGGGAAGTGGGATATCTGCCAGAAGAGATCGCACGCCTCCGGGCGGAGGGCGCCCTTTAG
- a CDS encoding TIGR00725 family protein: protein MVEAGIPPRRIRIGVVGERETTPRLWQAAQTVGREIARRGGILICGGMGGVMEAASKGAREAGGVVVGILPTDSERGANPYLTIPIPTGMGEGRNVLVVRASQALIAIGGWYGTLVEIAYALALKVPVVGLHTWRIERPGLEHDPILRAGDPVEAVEMAWCAAVGGRSDGFRLPPG from the coding sequence ATGGTGGAAGCGGGAATTCCACCCAGGCGGATCCGCATCGGGGTCGTGGGGGAGCGTGAGACCACGCCGCGGCTGTGGCAGGCAGCGCAGACCGTGGGGCGGGAGATCGCGCGGCGGGGCGGGATCCTGATCTGCGGGGGCATGGGTGGGGTGATGGAGGCCGCCTCGAAGGGTGCTCGGGAGGCAGGCGGCGTGGTGGTGGGAATCCTGCCCACGGACTCGGAGCGCGGGGCAAACCCCTACCTCACCATTCCCATCCCCACCGGCATGGGGGAGGGACGCAACGTGCTGGTGGTACGGGCCTCCCAGGCCCTCATCGCCATCGGCGGGTGGTACGGGACCCTGGTGGAGATCGCGTACGCCCTGGCCCTAAAGGTCCCCGTGGTGGGGCTCCACACGTGGCGGATCGAGCGACCTGGGCTGGAGCATGATCCCATCCTGCGAGCAGGTGATCCCGTGGAGGCGGTGGAGATGGCCTGGTGCGCGGCGGTCGGAGGGCGTTCCGACGGGTTCCGGCTCCCGCCCGGTTGA